The DNA sequence AAACATAtcagaagatgaagaagaactTATCATAAGACTTCACAAGCTACTTGGAAACAGGTAATATATACGTTTCTTCTTGCtctcttcacttcttccattCTTCTCTCTTAAAATGTTCCTCTCTCTACTGTCTATTATCTTTCTTTACAAATTACAATGGCGCGCCTTCCATTATTTTTCTTCTGTcttaaattaaataatctttGCTTTGctcaaaattaataatatcttaaaaggcattttaaaaaaaaatattaaaatttatactaTATTCGATACAtcaaaaagttaatattttttttgagaaacttttactgttaaatttttttctctttttttgttaaatatgaaatttgttaaaataatctataataaaaataataaacaataataaaatcttatTCTACTAAGTAAAAAGAAGGACaacatgaatattttttaagaaattactcatcttaaaaaaaatttcagtaattataaatattataaaagtactgaaaattttaatttttatttctttctaataaaaaatttttttatatgagcCAAATTAGGTAGTGTAGCACAcaatagttattttaaaatgagtcaagtaataaaaatattggaaaatacaattatattagatatatattaaaaattaattaataatgtaaaatatatgttaaaatataaaatatatataaaaaataaattaaatttaatatatgtatttatatacaaatataaaaaaaatattagattattagttgaatttattattttggattattatttttaaacattaatttaaattttttaatttaataatttaataatatatttttagtatatacaattaaatattaatattagctgatgattaaaaataataaattttaatgctTCTATATCATTTCTCCCACAAATATAGAGTGATTAATTTAGTGTCTGGATTTTTACGACAGGATTTTTGTTGGACATATTAATTAGCAACTTTGTGATTGCtttattgtttttgttggtAGATGGTCACTTATAGCCGGGAGGCTTCCAGGAAGAACAGACAATGAGATCAAGAATTATTGGAACACAAATTTAGGCAAAAGAGTTAGAGATCTTCAAACAATAAGCAGTGCATCTTCTCAGCAACCCAATGAAACAAATAACAACATTCAGAAACCAACAACAATGCCTCCTACAACCAATAAAGTGGTCTCCACAACCACTCCCTCTCTGTCACCGTTAAACGATTCACATTCTCTTCTCGTCCGTACAAAAGCTTCTAAGTGCTCTAAGTCATTATTCTTGGATCattcatcaacaacaacaacttcACTGCAGCAGAACAAGACTtctagtaataataataataataatgacaaTAGCCACGAACTCGATGAAACCGCCGCCGATCATGTTTTGCTGCCACCGCCGGGCTTGTTGCTTCCGAGCAACGGTGACAACAACAACAccatggtgatgatgatgatggagaTGGGTACCAATTCAGAAGAATACAAAGAGATCTCGACAACAGAATTGCTCTTGGATTTTGACGTTGGCGATATTTGCTTGCATTCTCTTCTGAACTCGGATTTCGAGGATATATGCGATTTCGGTTACAACAACAGTAACAGTAACTGCGAGGATCTGTTTGGATTCTCACCGCCGGAGCAGATGCAGCTGGATTCTTCTGATGAAGTTCTAAAGGAAGCCACCGTACCAAGCAACTTCCCTGACGAAACAAATAATATTGTAGAAAACATACAGTTTCTGTGAAGATCAGAGTGCTCATAGCTGCTAACAAACTAGTCCATTATCGTGTTCTTCTAGCCTGTTATGCTTCGGGTAAtgttatttttgaatattttcaaGTAGATCCATGTTGTCTATTATTACATGGTTATGGTggttaaatatttttaataatattttttaaatatcgTTAAAATTGTATAATAGTCACCGTATCTATTATAATTATAGGTACTATGTACTAAGTAAAGTTTAAGTCtttgataaaatataaaataataatattatttaaatatatgacGTTTAATGTATCCTTTGACTTTTGGACTTTATTCAGTGGTTCATAAATTTATTAGACTAAATTACTAAAATGGATGCATGAACAACTTTTAAGTgtcaacaaaaatacaaaaataattgataaccaaaaaaattttgtcaaaaacagccataatttattttatttaatatttattaattattgtaataattaataaatattaaatatgataGATTTGGActgttttttttgtatttttaatattatcgcaaaaatatatatagtcaaacaattttattaaaaagtagaagttgaataaatttaaaataaaaaaaattattttaaaaaataaatattatggTGTCTATTacattatatttatattattaaaaaaataaataaataatatttaataaaatttaaataatttattttttattttatatattttattttttattttaaaaaataaaaaattagacaaTTTAAACACCACAACAAATCCATCATAAAATTTACCATCCCAAAATGTAAGAATGTTAGAATGGTAAAGTGGATGTTGATATAAAATATGATAGTTTCCTCTGTTCAAACAATATTAGATATAAGCTTTCATATCAATTTTTCAGATAATAGGTTTATGACGTGGCATAAGAGTGTTTGTTATTTTCGTAAAGGAAAagttttagtataaaataaataaaatatatatataattaatgtaaacaaaaaaaaaagattaatgtATATATATGAAGTGTATTAAGCATAATTGTTTATATGTTTCTCTAtctatcaatttaatttttttttaataaatgatTTTATGATAAACAACATATTTTGTAGAATTTCTAActttcaaattatatatattctaaatattttgttattgcTATTGCATTGTATGTAATTTCATGCCATTAACAGCTTTTGAATATTTGTATGGGTTTGATTAACAAGTATTTTTAAagcaaaaatatccaaaatactAAAACTGAACTATGCACCCAGTGACGGACCTAGAAAATTTTAGGAGTGGgggcaaaaatatatatactaaataaattttgttaaatattattaattatatggagatataaaaattaaaaagagttaGTAAAcacttttattcttaaaatactattcattatatataatttataacaaaatattttttatttctaaaacttgaaattaaaatattttaattaaattatagataACTTATTAtcctaactaattttttatagacatttaataataaaagactgAATTAACTGGCACATTAACGCCTAATAATACattagtatttataattttaaattagaattatatataaatactaaaaaaattaaatctttatatgaaaaatatgtttatataaaataatagaaacataatttacaattttttttctttcttttttttaaataattaaatttgttatatatttttttaatgtaattttaatataatgttagataaaagattttatgcatctgtttaattatatattgtaattaaaatattttttattattatttttaaaaataaaaaatatattctaaattagtaaattaatcagttcattttaaaattttatatacaacATAGGTacatataatagaataaaagataaaaaataaataataaagatgaataaattgagaataaaataaaatatataaagtcacaaaaaaataaaatattagattaatacctaaactataattgtttgaattaaaaattgcaattgaaaatatcaaaaagaaaaacaatgaaattaaaagatacaTAGAGTCATGAAgagttatataaaaaaattggagaatttaaaatttactttttgaTGAAGAGAAGATAACCACTAGATAAGGAATAGAAAAagaatgttaaaaatataaaaataagaagaggGTTTAAGAGAATAAAAGAATGACGGTACAATAATTAAATTCGATTAGGTTAGATAATAGTCaaaatgatagaaaaataaaaaaataaacttaaaattttagctaattgaatttattttatttgtagtgggatcatttaaaatttaaagtgggagcatattatatataactatattttttaaaacaaaaattaaaaacaccATAAGGACAAGTACCCCCTCATTGTTGTGCCTGAGTCCGTCCCTGTATGCACcgtatatttgtatatatttatatattttttttcacaaatttcttTAAACAAATTGACTAGCCGGCAGAAAAAATTTTCACTTTAAAATGACACAAACATTTTAtagaaaaatgaataataaagtatttttttcaGCAGTGTAATAAGTTTTTAATGAAACACTAAAAACCAATTAccattatatataaatacaaatttagtttaattattttacttttgaaGTTTGATTATAAGTgtgaattaaatttgattatattatttataaattttgattGTAAATGTAAATATGTATGTGATCATTTTATattattctaatatatattcTTATACGTGTAGCTAATTATCCATAACTAATTTTGTGTATATATAAAAATcactatcaaaatttaatttttttggttcaataaatgaatttaaaacacaaattattttatccttttaatataattttttagcaAATTCAACTATTTGTATGATGACTAGGTATGTAGAACGGTATAGCAAGAGAACGTAAACGAAAATGGCATATAAATTCATCATAATATTAAAGTTATACTTCTGTTGAAAAATAAAGTCTTAATAAAAGCtatatactttattttttaaattttaaaataaataaataaataagtaaattcTAGAGCCCTTAATTTTGGCAAAGGATGATAATAGGGTGTTGGGCAAAGGTAGAGTCACGGAGATATCGTCTGACCTCCACCAATAAGTCCTCCTTTTGTTGACACTGCAATCTCATGCCAAAAACATATACCATATAATTGATGATCATGAATTACCTACCTCTGAGAATAACTGCTATCATCATAATATCATATAGTAATTAATATGTACTCCTTATCTATCACTGCCTGTTCAATTATGAGCACATAAAGGAGTATTTGTTTTTGGTATATCATGAAATGCGCAATAAATATAACACACTGCTGTTTTTGTTCATATTCATTTGGTATGGCgcaataaatataataaaaatttgatacAATTGTGCAACACATTCggattttttatgattatttatgtaattaatataaaaataagttatttttgctgatataatattatataattaaatatattaaaataaatttatattatgtatataaataaagaaaaaaagtaaaaattttatagtaaaaaatatgtaaataaaaaatatattataaaaacaTAAACTCTAATTTGTAATACAAATAGATATTATCGATGTAACAGTAGATATTTTAaaggatttttaaaataaataatctagttattttatttactaaaatagatcatttataaaaaatttatgaaattCTATCTCCTTTCTTATCTCATTTATATGGTAAATAATTTGAGATTAGTTGTATCTCATTTATAGTGTAAATGAGATACGACATATTGTTTCAAACAAATATAACAGGTACAAACGAGATATGTTAAAAATGACAGACTACACGTATCTCGTTtgcagtgtaaacgagatacaaTTAATCTCAAATCGTTTATAGTGTAAAAAAGATATGTATACAattatattgtttaatttacACTATAAATGAGATATTGTACGTACAACAAATTTCAACCAACTATAAAAAGATCTGCAAGTGATAGGCTTCCTCACAAATTAAACATAccactttcttttcttcattctttcaaTAAGTGTAGAAATAATGTTTAGTGCtagtaaatatatttttataagtgTATATTCTAGTTgtcacataaaaaataatgatgaTAGAGTTGTGTTTAAGTGTGATAGATAATCCTATTCTTTTGCGTACTCGAAAACGTTCTCTGTCTGAGTTGAAGAGTCTAATATTGACGACCTTTGGTGCTAATGGGACAAAGGAGATTAGAAGAGTTTGATATAAATTGATAGCACTAATGAAAAATCGAGTATTTCGGTTTCATATTTTTTGCCTCGATGGCAATGAACATGTGTTCCTGATGTTTGTTGCTACAACTAGAGAATTGTTTAATACACACAGATTTGATTTTTGTTACAGACGAATTTTCGATTACCGAcgaaattaccgacggattttctCCCGCTGTAAAAGTCTcgtcggaaattatttaccgacgaatttttttccgtcggaaaattaccgacggatttttaccCCCGACAAATTTTCCTCTGCAAATCCTCCCCTCCATTTTCCTGGATTGTCGAACTTTCCGATAGATTTTTCGTCCGTAATTAGAGACATATTTTCTAATGGATTTTCCGTTGGTAATTGGCGAcagatttttcgtctgtaattggAACCTTGAAAACCATCTCAAATTCTGaatacagacagaaaatccgttTATCCGTCAGTattataaaatagaatttttttagatttttccattgtaaaataaacttgtttttcagtattaaaaacatgaaataaaataaaataaaataaaataaaaacatgaaacaatttttatataatcaaATATGCCATCATAAAGGATCAAAGTCttattatataaataacaaTAGTATTAGAGACACAATCATATGATGCTGACCTAAATATCCAGCAGACATCATAGAATAGGTTATACAATGTTTACATATCCACTGACATAACAACAAAAAATGCAaattttcttcatcttcttaaCCTGTGTTTTGCATGCCAGCAGCAATACTCTTCATTGTCAAGATAAGTGTGTCCTCCAAACCAGGAGCATACTCACTTTTTGGGTTGAGTTTCACAAGTTCTGCAGCTGGCTTGCTTGATTCCACGAATTCCTTTGACAAATGTGGCCTTAACTTGACATGGTAGTCGGGGTCGCGGATTCTCTTCAACGTGTAGGCTTGTAACACATTAAGGGTTGTGATGTATTAGTCGCGAAGACGAAGCCTTTGCTTCAAGTAGCGGTCACCTTCAAGAAGATCCCTGTGCCCAGCAACCTACAATATACACACAAGATGTTGAAGAACAAAGTTTGGCAAGTTAAAGTGCCATGTTGATCGACAGGGCTGGTGGACCTCAACCCAGCCACCAATTTCTTGATTATTTCCTTTGAAGGCATAATTGAATCAACTAGGGGTTATAACCCACCTAACCAATAATCATACTAGAAAACATTTGAAAGAATCAtgtaattattttatcaatttttaatcaaaataacACGCACAGAGTTACCTGTTCAGAGAGGTATAGACGCTGGCAATTCTTGTAAGTAGCTTGTTCTAGCTGGAGACTATTTTGCCCCTTAATCATTTGTCTCATTCTCAAGTCTATCTCTGCTGCATTCAGCTCTAATGAAAAATTTAAAGCCTGTTATATTCCAAGAACAAAAGAATGATTAAGATATGAAGAGGTCCATTTCCTACCGTAGGTTTCTGATGTTTGATGTccataaaaaaatgattaagAACATGTGTTCCTGATATTTGATGCCTATGGGAGAATCATGATCCAACAAATGATAGAATTTTCAATGGAGATTAGTGATGTGGGTGGTAATGGTTCTCGGCGCTCGAATTTTGTCTAAGATGATACACCTCTTATATCATCATCTCTATAGTATATTAGTCTTGCAGGAAATATGGATACTGACAGTAAAAAATTTATCATACTTATAGTAGAAGTCttttagacaaaaataattattaattatatgtaaTACTGTCAaaactaaatattatatatattatcttaATCAActattaagaaaaattattaaatactaatagtctatttatatttgaaaaGTTAGATTTAGATTTGAATAATTAGGTAAttggattattattattattcgcaTTTTTTAGTTGAGTAAATATGATTTTATCCAATCTCATTAGATCAAACTCATAATTAATAcaataacttttattattatattaatatttaatagtataaattttatacacataaataattttttttaaatacaggACATATATTATTACAATAGActccttatatatatatttttatttttaagatttaatGGGGCAAATGCCCCCACAATATTACGAGTAAATTCGTTTCTTAGTgtctataaaatattttacgCTATcgatatatcaaaattaaactttattttaaatCATTGAAAGATAAAGTGGAAGCGAAAAATCTTTAAGAAACTAATTTCATACCAAGGTTgaaaggatatatatatatatatatatcatgaaATTGATAGTTTGGTTCATAGTATTATTTGGTAGTCATTATCAATGGAAGTTTCAATAATAGCAGCATGATTAAGGTACCTATCGCAAAAATTGAAAGGTAGCGTGAGATCCATTTGGTTTGCCAATTCCAATTACTTTCCCCTAGTTTGGCAAAAGATGTCTTACTATTTTCATCAATTAATCATGATAATATATTGATAGGGACATCCCAAAAAACCTGAAGTTGATACTCATCACCCATGGATAGTGGTGTGTGTATTTAAGAATATATATGGAGAACGAATGTTAACAATCTTTAACGAGCTCATGCATGCATGATCCTATCTTTGCACTTGTTTTGTTTATGTCTAATCTTTTAATCTCTATATTCTATTATTTGTTTCAACTAGGGTGTATATGATTCGATCCACTCTGAAAATTTAATCCGGATCCAAATACTTTGGAACTAATTTGTTGTGATTTTATTGGGTTTAAGACTGGGTAAAggtctcaaaaatagatccGATCATTATTTAGAGTCGGGTCTGGGTCAAGGAGAACCCAGTTTCAACCGACCCATGTGCGCCCTAGGAGAACtaaaaaatgtatatatgttttaaattaattccaatattatgtattattaattataagtttattgttttgtttttaatcacatttgTTAAATTAGGAAATAGATCAAAAAagcataaaattagaatttatgaaCAAACTCAAGTTCAAGTATGGTTATCAACTTCTCTgtaacaaatattttttcttttttataaatgAGCGCATCATAATTTTTTGACATAAAATTTATGAAGACCCGGACTTCATCCGGTCGAGATCCGGTTTTAGTGTGGCCCAAAAATAATGTGATTTCACGGATCTAGAGTCGAGTAAGAATCTCAAAAATAGATTCAGTAATTATTTAAAGTCGAATCCGGATCAAGGCGAACCTGG is a window from the Arachis stenosperma cultivar V10309 chromosome 3, arast.V10309.gnm1.PFL2, whole genome shotgun sequence genome containing:
- the LOC130966091 gene encoding transcription factor MYB1-like, translating into MGRSPCCSKEGLNRGAWTAQEDKILRDYISLHGQGKWRNLPQRAGLKRCGKSCRLRWLNYLRPDIKRGNISEDEEELIIRLHKLLGNRWSLIAGRLPGRTDNEIKNYWNTNLGKRVRDLQTISSASSQQPNETNNNIQKPTTMPPTTNKVVSTTTPSLSPLNDSHSLLVRTKASKCSKSLFLDHSSTTTTSLQQNKTSSNNNNNNDNSHELDETAADHVLLPPPEEYKEISTTELLLDFDVGDICLHSLLNSDFEDICDFGYNNSNSNCEDLFGFSPPEQMQLDSSDEVLKEATVPSNFPDETNNIVENIQFL